In the genome of Persephonella sp. KM09-Lau-8, one region contains:
- the rpmG gene encoding 50S ribosomal protein L33, with protein MAREIITLACTECKRKNYTTTKNKRKHTERLELRKYCKFCKKHTIHREIK; from the coding sequence ATGGCAAGAGAAATAATTACTCTGGCTTGCACTGAGTGCAAAAGAAAGAATTACACAACAACCAAAAATAAAAGAAAGCACACAGAAAGACTTGAGCTTAGAAAATATTGTAAATTTTGTAAAAAGCATACAATTCATAGAGAGATAAAATAA
- the rplA gene encoding 50S ribosomal protein L1, with amino-acid sequence MAKRGKKYLKALELVDKNKAYTVEEAVELLKKMEEVLQRKFDETVELVFRLGVDPRYADQMVRGSVVLPHGLGKELKVLVITQGEKVKEAEEAGADYVGGEDMINKILNENWLDFDVVIATPDMMPKVAKLGRILGPRGLMPNPKVGTVTQNVAKAVEEAKKGRVEFKVDKTGNLHVPIGKISFDNQKLVENALEVIETVQKLRPSGLKGQYIKNMAMKTTMSPSVRLDVASVLKSLEAKAA; translated from the coding sequence ATGGCAAAAAGAGGAAAGAAATATCTAAAGGCTTTAGAACTTGTAGATAAAAATAAAGCATACACAGTTGAAGAGGCTGTTGAACTTCTCAAAAAGATGGAAGAAGTTCTCCAGAGAAAATTTGATGAGACTGTTGAACTGGTTTTCAGACTGGGAGTTGACCCCAGATATGCAGACCAGATGGTTAGAGGTTCAGTAGTTCTTCCACATGGGCTTGGAAAAGAACTAAAAGTTCTGGTTATAACTCAAGGTGAAAAAGTTAAAGAGGCTGAAGAAGCTGGTGCTGATTATGTTGGCGGAGAAGATATGATAAATAAAATACTTAATGAAAACTGGTTGGATTTTGATGTTGTAATAGCAACTCCAGACATGATGCCAAAAGTTGCAAAATTAGGTAGAATACTGGGTCCAAGAGGACTCATGCCAAACCCAAAAGTTGGAACAGTTACACAGAATGTTGCAAAAGCTGTAGAAGAGGCTAAGAAAGGTAGAGTTGAATTTAAAGTAGATAAAACAGGAAACCTCCATGTTCCTATAGGAAAAATATCATTTGATAACCAGAAACTTGTTGAAAATGCCCTTGAAGTTATTGAAACAGTTCAAAAACTTAGACCATCAGGACTTAAAGGCCAGTATATCAAAAACATGGCTATGAAAACCACAATGAGTCCATCTGTTAGACTTGATGTTGCTTCAGTATTAAAATCACTTGAAGCAAAAGCAGCTTAA
- the rplK gene encoding 50S ribosomal protein L11 → MAKKVVGTIELMIPAQQASPSPPVGPALGQHGVNIMEFVKSFNAATAEMKPGTIVPVVITVYSDRSFTFILKTPPASYLLKEAAGIKKGASDPKREKVGKVTKEQLREIAEIKLKDLNTEDINQAMKIIAGTARSMGIEVEGLEA, encoded by the coding sequence ATGGCTAAGAAAGTAGTAGGAACAATTGAGCTGATGATTCCAGCTCAACAGGCATCACCATCACCACCGGTTGGACCTGCTTTAGGTCAACATGGTGTAAACATTATGGAGTTTGTTAAAAGCTTCAACGCTGCAACAGCGGAAATGAAACCGGGAACAATTGTTCCGGTTGTTATCACTGTTTACTCTGACAGGTCTTTCACATTTATCCTTAAAACTCCACCAGCATCTTATCTCTTAAAAGAAGCTGCAGGAATTAAAAAAGGTGCTTCTGACCCAAAGAGAGAAAAGGTTGGAAAAGTCACAAAAGAGCAGCTTAGAGAGATTGCTGAGATTAAACTGAAAGACCTCAACACAGAAGATATCAATCAGGCAATGAAAATTATTGCCGGAACTGCTCGTTCTATGGGAATTGAAGTTGAAGGATTGGAGGCATAG
- the secE gene encoding preprotein translocase subunit SecE, protein MKISELPKFFKEVQEELKKVTWPSKELVKNATIGVIVFTLLVSLYLWGLDFIFSKIFDYLYK, encoded by the coding sequence ATGAAAATTAGTGAATTACCTAAATTTTTTAAGGAAGTTCAAGAAGAGCTTAAAAAGGTAACCTGGCCATCTAAAGAGTTGGTTAAAAACGCAACTATAGGTGTTATAGTTTTTACTTTACTTGTGTCTTTATATTTGTGGGGACTGGATTTTATATTTTCAAAAATTTTTGATTACCTTTACAAATAA
- the tuf gene encoding elongation factor Tu, with product MAREKFERKKEHVNVGTIGHVDHGKTTLTAAITYVLSKKGLAEFIGYGDIDKAPEERDRGITINITHVEYETEKRHYAHVDCPGHADYIKNMITGAAQMDGAILVVSAADGPMPQTREHVLLARQVNVPYIVVFLNKCDMVDDEELLELVELEVRELLNKYEFPGDEVPVIRGSALGALNDEEKWVKSVEELLNAMDEYIPTPERATDKPFLMAIEDVFTISGRGTVVTGRVERGTLKVGDEVEIVGLSDEIKKTVVTGIEMFRKTLDEAVAGDNVGVLLRGIGKDEVERGQVLAAPGTITPHKKFKAQVYILSKEEGGRHTPFFLGYRPQFYIRTADVTGTVVELPEGQEMVMPGDNVELTVELMEPVAIEEQMRFAIREGGRTVGAGVVTKIIE from the coding sequence ATGGCGAGAGAAAAATTTGAGAGGAAGAAAGAGCACGTAAACGTAGGGACAATAGGGCACGTAGACCATGGTAAGACAACATTAACAGCTGCTATAACATACGTATTATCAAAGAAAGGGTTAGCAGAGTTTATCGGATACGGGGACATTGATAAAGCACCAGAAGAGAGAGACAGAGGAATTACAATCAACATCACACACGTAGAGTATGAAACAGAGAAAAGACACTACGCACACGTAGACTGTCCAGGACACGCAGACTACATCAAGAACATGATAACCGGTGCTGCACAGATGGACGGAGCTATACTTGTTGTATCAGCAGCAGACGGGCCAATGCCACAGACAAGGGAGCACGTACTTCTTGCAAGACAGGTTAACGTTCCATACATCGTAGTATTCTTAAACAAATGCGACATGGTAGACGACGAAGAGCTTTTAGAACTTGTAGAGTTAGAGGTAAGAGAACTTTTAAATAAATACGAATTTCCAGGGGATGAAGTACCAGTAATCAGAGGTTCAGCACTTGGGGCATTAAACGACGAAGAGAAATGGGTTAAATCAGTAGAAGAGCTTCTCAATGCGATGGACGAATATATTCCAACACCAGAGAGAGCGACAGACAAACCATTCCTCATGGCAATAGAGGACGTATTCACAATCTCAGGAAGGGGAACAGTAGTAACAGGAAGAGTAGAGAGAGGAACACTGAAAGTAGGAGACGAAGTAGAGATAGTAGGGCTGTCAGACGAGATTAAGAAGACAGTAGTAACAGGAATAGAAATGTTCAGAAAGACACTGGACGAAGCGGTAGCAGGGGACAACGTAGGGGTACTACTGAGAGGAATAGGGAAAGACGAAGTAGAGAGAGGGCAGGTATTAGCTGCACCAGGAACAATCACACCACACAAGAAATTCAAAGCACAGGTATACATTCTTTCCAAAGAGGAAGGAGGAAGACACACACCATTCTTCCTTGGATACAGACCACAGTTTTACATCAGGACAGCTGACGTAACAGGAACAGTAGTAGAGTTACCAGAAGGACAGGAGATGGTAATGCCAGGGGACAACGTAGAGTTAACAGTGGAATTAATGGAGCCAGTAGCTATAGAAGAGCAGATGAGATTTGCTATCAGGGAAGGTGGTAGAACTGTTGGTGCTGGTGTTGTTACTAAAATAATTGAGTAA
- the nusG gene encoding transcription termination/antitermination protein NusG — protein sequence MSEEKKNQEEIKEENQQEKKEDKKKWYALYTQSNLEIRAKENLLRMLELNNMKDLVEKVLVPAEEKVVIKSMGKEKYRLSLKGANREIEVMGKKGITKFVIEDGKVRVAESVEGDEQCVQHSPIYKPGQKIQCKENKTEAKIILENKIFPGYLLIKAELNDDLIDLIKKTPYIIGFVSAGGVPVPLDEKDIQKVLGQIEKGAPKVKKLLFQKGDQVRVIEGPFMNFTGTVEEVIPDKEKLIVSISIFGRSTPVELEFSQVEKI from the coding sequence ATGTCTGAAGAAAAGAAAAATCAGGAAGAAATAAAAGAAGAAAACCAGCAGGAAAAGAAGGAAGATAAGAAAAAGTGGTATGCCCTTTATACCCAGTCTAATCTGGAGATAAGGGCAAAAGAAAATCTTTTAAGAATGCTTGAGCTTAACAATATGAAAGACCTTGTTGAAAAAGTGCTCGTTCCTGCTGAAGAAAAAGTTGTAATTAAATCAATGGGAAAAGAAAAATACAGATTATCCCTTAAAGGAGCAAATAGAGAAATAGAAGTAATGGGCAAAAAGGGTATTACTAAATTTGTGATAGAGGATGGAAAAGTTAGAGTTGCCGAGAGTGTAGAAGGTGATGAGCAGTGTGTTCAGCATAGTCCTATATATAAACCAGGACAAAAAATACAATGTAAGGAAAACAAAACAGAAGCAAAAATAATACTCGAAAATAAAATATTCCCAGGATATCTTCTGATAAAAGCTGAGCTTAATGATGACCTTATAGATTTAATAAAGAAAACACCATACATTATAGGATTTGTAAGTGCAGGAGGAGTTCCAGTTCCACTTGATGAAAAAGATATCCAGAAAGTTCTTGGACAGATAGAAAAAGGTGCTCCAAAGGTCAAGAAATTACTGTTCCAGAAAGGAGATCAGGTAAGGGTTATAGAAGGACCATTTATGAACTTTACAGGAACTGTAGAAGAGGTAATTCCAGACAAAGAAAAATTAATAGTTTCAATATCAATATTTGGAAGATCTACACCGGTTGAACTTGAGTTCTCTCAGGTAGAGAAGATATAA